In a single window of the Natronosalvus caseinilyticus genome:
- a CDS encoding trans-sulfuration enzyme family protein, translating into MEQEDRAAFETRAVTAGEEPFRVGSEAGDVTTPIHLSSTFTLPGLDTDLSLEDVDPDRGEFLYSRLSNPTRHALEKRLASLEGGEHAMAFSSGTAAIFTTLLSSVEPGDHLVAGDGLYAGTRRMLESVFRDRLGMDVSFVDGTNPTAVESAVTDETVMIWMETPTNPRMTLCDVTAVAEIAGSYDALLGVDNTFASSYFQRPLELGADVVAHSTTKYLNGHSDSIGGAVVTSDDDLAEGIGFQQQVGVGDMLAPFDSYLVLRGLKTLPMRMRQHETNAMAVAEFLEGHDAVTDVYYPGLESHPQHDLATRQMEGFGGILSFELDGELEDAKRFLEALEEFTLAVSVGGVESLIELPAAMTHEPIPRAEREAVGITDTLIRVSVGVESVDDLVADLESGFAALDAPSVAADD; encoded by the coding sequence ATGGAACAGGAAGACCGTGCTGCGTTCGAGACCCGAGCCGTCACCGCCGGGGAGGAACCGTTCCGCGTCGGGAGCGAGGCGGGCGACGTCACCACCCCCATCCACCTCTCCTCGACGTTCACTCTCCCTGGACTCGACACCGACCTCAGCCTTGAGGACGTCGATCCCGACCGCGGCGAGTTTCTCTACTCTCGACTCTCGAACCCGACGCGACACGCCCTCGAGAAGCGTCTCGCGAGCCTCGAGGGCGGCGAGCACGCGATGGCGTTCTCCTCGGGTACCGCCGCGATCTTCACGACCCTGCTCTCAAGCGTCGAACCCGGCGATCACCTCGTCGCGGGCGACGGCCTCTACGCCGGCACCCGACGGATGCTCGAGTCCGTGTTTCGGGACCGCCTCGGCATGGACGTCTCGTTCGTCGACGGAACCAACCCGACGGCCGTCGAGTCTGCCGTCACCGACGAGACGGTCATGATCTGGATGGAGACGCCGACGAACCCCCGGATGACCCTGTGTGACGTGACCGCGGTCGCAGAAATTGCCGGGAGCTACGACGCCCTTCTGGGCGTGGACAACACCTTCGCCAGCTCCTACTTCCAGCGCCCGCTCGAACTGGGCGCCGACGTCGTCGCACACAGCACGACGAAGTACCTGAACGGGCACTCGGACTCGATCGGCGGCGCCGTTGTCACGAGCGACGACGACCTCGCCGAGGGGATCGGGTTCCAGCAGCAGGTCGGGGTGGGCGACATGCTCGCCCCCTTCGACAGCTACCTCGTCCTCCGAGGGCTCAAAACGCTCCCGATGCGCATGCGCCAGCACGAGACAAACGCGATGGCCGTCGCCGAGTTCCTCGAGGGCCACGACGCCGTCACCGACGTCTACTATCCCGGCCTCGAGTCTCACCCCCAGCACGATCTCGCCACCCGACAGATGGAGGGCTTCGGCGGCATCCTCTCGTTCGAACTCGACGGCGAACTCGAGGACGCGAAACGGTTCCTCGAGGCGCTCGAGGAGTTCACCCTCGCGGTCAGCGTCGGCGGCGTCGAGAGCCTGATCGAACTTCCGGCGGCAATGACCCACGAGCCGATCCCGCGAGCGGAGCGGGAAGCCGTCGGCATCACCGACACGTTGATTCGCGTGTCCGTTGGCGTCGAGTCGGTCGACGACCTGGTCGCGGACCTCGAGTCGGGGT
- a CDS encoding Gfo/Idh/MocA family protein, whose protein sequence is MSLSVGVLGYRFMGRAHANAFARLPMFFPDAPDVERQVLIGRDEDALADAADRLGFASTATDWADVVDEVDVFYNLGPNHVHAEPTIAALEAGTPVFCEKPLAPTLEAAEEMAEAAREAGVPAGAAFNYRFVPAIRYAKNLLEAGELGEIHHVRGRYLQDWLVDPEAEWSWRNDEEMAGSGALGDLGSHTVDLLRFLVGSDDLAGEIERVSGHLRTFVDERPTGGGETRPVTVDDAYSAQVEFANGTMGTLEASRFATGHKNDHTIEVHGSKGSLKFSLERLNELEVLREGNRGYETVLVTDEDDPYVDHWWPPGHVIGWEHTFVHENYEFLSAVDAGEEYEPSFEDGLAAQRVLDAVERSDERGEWVSLE, encoded by the coding sequence ATGAGTCTCTCCGTCGGCGTACTGGGGTATCGATTCATGGGCAGGGCGCACGCGAACGCGTTCGCACGGCTCCCGATGTTCTTCCCCGACGCGCCGGACGTCGAGCGGCAGGTGTTGATCGGCCGGGACGAGGACGCCCTCGCGGACGCCGCCGACCGCCTGGGATTCGCCTCGACGGCCACCGACTGGGCCGACGTCGTGGACGAAGTCGACGTCTTCTACAACCTCGGGCCGAACCACGTCCACGCCGAACCAACCATCGCCGCCCTCGAGGCCGGCACCCCCGTCTTCTGTGAGAAGCCGCTTGCGCCGACGCTCGAGGCCGCCGAGGAGATGGCCGAGGCGGCCCGCGAGGCCGGCGTCCCCGCCGGCGCCGCGTTCAACTACCGGTTCGTGCCGGCGATTCGGTACGCGAAGAACCTGCTCGAGGCGGGCGAGTTAGGGGAAATCCACCACGTCCGCGGGCGCTACCTCCAGGACTGGCTGGTCGACCCCGAGGCCGAGTGGTCCTGGCGAAACGACGAGGAAATGGCCGGATCCGGCGCCCTCGGCGACCTGGGTTCGCACACGGTTGATCTCCTGCGATTCCTCGTCGGCAGCGACGATCTTGCTGGCGAGATCGAGCGTGTTAGCGGTCACCTTCGAACCTTCGTCGACGAACGGCCCACGGGGGGCGGGGAGACGCGCCCCGTCACCGTCGACGACGCCTACTCCGCGCAGGTCGAGTTCGCGAACGGGACGATGGGCACGCTCGAGGCGTCGCGATTCGCTACGGGACACAAGAACGACCACACGATCGAGGTTCACGGCTCGAAGGGGAGTCTCAAATTCTCCCTCGAGCGGCTGAACGAACTCGAGGTCCTGCGCGAGGGGAATCGGGGCTACGAGACCGTGCTGGTCACCGACGAGGACGACCCCTACGTCGATCACTGGTGGCCGCCGGGACACGTCATCGGCTGGGAGCACACCTTCGTCCACGAGAACTACGAGTTCCTCTCGGCCGTCGATGCCGGCGAGGAGTACGAACCGAGCTTCGAGGACGGACTGGCCGCCCAGCGGGTGCTCGACGCCGTCGAGCGAAGCGACGAGCGCGGCGAGTGGGTGAGCCTCGAGTAG
- a CDS encoding S8 family serine peptidase → MSEDTSRHVNRRTVLRTAGAAGVASLLPFSGTAAADTDTSVLDDQLDTTSDALQEVIVVFDDADSVGLLGDLDLQAGLVEYEVLPMAYTALTGDQLSTVADWDAVRRVAKAVELEFYNDDSREATGADAVQSDLGYDGSSVDAVVIDSGFSGPHPDFDGRLESNWQWVDDPLGDPDPDWIDLGAGADTDDLGHGTHCAGIVAGDGSASDGQYRGMAPGARVSVYSTNEAVYLPFVVGAWDHMLARADDPDDDFDPDVVSNSYGVARDMRYNPNDPVNVASWEAFQRGIVPVFAAGNDGPDPDTLSRFAKAPHVLGVAATRDDKHVTDFSSRGRTPDEDRETNYDRRTALRNLEKFHAAMTRGQYVVDTESWTGELGPTGTGSDYYEWVAAKNADVLELDLSLTPDGEQITLTVHRGSKDGEEVAKLGEEPVYQHQTLTTDVEGGETYWIEVEPATNVVVTYELALEAFEQLGEPYRYRPVGLYRPGVAAPGNSVMSTVGPTDPLDALEPDEELYYSPMTGTSMACPAAAGICALVIDAARKNGHDWSPADVIYTVEAQARDVHPAYTPWNAGAGFVDAPSAVRRAETGDFAKHNDVELVDPDTPETLEVTGAREDDGSAFTAGQTNRVDVTVESVSHEATVRDVVPAEWSVDEAHGDVERVEEDGDVQYVYFGTTIPGETATFTYFAEAPAETGTYTFGPGEANAAKTDDDWVAFGDADDNTVLGAET, encoded by the coding sequence ATGTCAGAGGACACGTCACGACACGTAAACCGACGCACAGTACTCAGGACCGCCGGCGCCGCCGGCGTAGCCTCGCTCCTCCCGTTTTCGGGAACCGCGGCGGCCGACACGGACACGTCGGTGCTCGACGACCAGCTCGACACCACGAGCGACGCGCTCCAGGAGGTCATCGTCGTCTTCGACGACGCCGACTCGGTCGGCCTCCTCGGAGACCTCGACCTGCAGGCGGGCCTCGTCGAGTACGAGGTGCTCCCGATGGCCTACACCGCCCTGACCGGCGATCAGCTCTCGACGGTCGCCGACTGGGACGCAGTTCGGCGAGTCGCCAAGGCCGTCGAACTCGAGTTCTACAACGACGATTCGCGTGAGGCGACGGGCGCCGACGCGGTTCAGTCGGACCTCGGCTACGACGGCTCGTCGGTCGACGCGGTCGTCATCGACTCGGGCTTCTCCGGGCCGCACCCGGACTTCGACGGGCGACTCGAGTCGAACTGGCAGTGGGTCGACGATCCGCTGGGTGATCCCGATCCGGACTGGATCGACCTCGGTGCCGGCGCGGACACCGACGACCTGGGGCACGGCACCCACTGTGCCGGCATCGTCGCCGGCGACGGGTCGGCGAGCGACGGGCAGTACCGCGGGATGGCCCCCGGGGCCCGCGTGTCGGTGTATTCGACCAACGAAGCCGTTTACCTGCCGTTCGTCGTCGGCGCGTGGGATCACATGTTGGCCCGGGCTGACGACCCCGACGACGACTTCGACCCCGACGTCGTCTCGAACTCCTACGGCGTCGCCCGCGATATGCGGTACAACCCGAACGACCCCGTCAACGTCGCGTCCTGGGAGGCGTTCCAGCGCGGGATCGTCCCCGTCTTCGCGGCGGGCAACGACGGCCCCGACCCGGACACCCTCTCGCGGTTCGCGAAGGCGCCCCACGTCCTCGGCGTGGCGGCCACCCGCGACGATAAGCACGTGACGGACTTCTCCTCGCGCGGGCGAACGCCCGACGAGGATCGGGAGACCAACTACGACCGCCGGACGGCCCTTCGAAACCTCGAGAAGTTCCACGCCGCGATGACTCGCGGACAGTACGTCGTCGACACCGAGTCGTGGACGGGCGAACTCGGCCCCACCGGGACCGGGAGCGATTACTACGAGTGGGTCGCGGCGAAAAACGCCGACGTCCTCGAACTCGACCTCTCGTTGACGCCAGACGGCGAGCAGATCACGCTCACCGTCCACCGGGGTTCGAAAGACGGCGAAGAGGTCGCCAAACTCGGCGAAGAGCCGGTCTACCAGCACCAGACGCTGACGACGGACGTCGAGGGCGGCGAGACCTACTGGATCGAGGTCGAACCCGCGACCAACGTCGTGGTCACCTACGAGCTCGCCCTCGAGGCGTTCGAACAGCTCGGCGAACCGTATCGGTACCGGCCGGTCGGACTCTATCGCCCCGGCGTCGCGGCGCCGGGCAATTCAGTGATGAGTACGGTCGGCCCGACCGATCCCCTCGACGCGCTCGAGCCGGACGAGGAACTCTACTACTCGCCGATGACGGGGACGAGCATGGCCTGTCCGGCCGCCGCCGGCATCTGCGCCTTGGTGATCGACGCCGCGCGCAAGAACGGCCACGACTGGTCGCCCGCAGACGTCATCTACACGGTCGAAGCCCAGGCCCGCGACGTCCACCCCGCCTACACGCCGTGGAACGCCGGTGCCGGCTTCGTCGACGCACCGTCGGCCGTTCGGCGAGCGGAGACCGGCGACTTCGCGAAGCACAACGACGTCGAACTGGTTGATCCCGACACGCCCGAGACGCTCGAGGTGACGGGCGCTCGAGAGGACGACGGGTCGGCGTTCACCGCGGGCCAGACCAACCGCGTGGACGTGACCGTCGAGTCGGTCTCACACGAGGCAACGGTGCGGGACGTCGTCCCCGCCGAGTGGTCGGTCGACGAGGCACACGGCGACGTCGAGCGCGTCGAGGAAGATGGCGACGTGCAGTACGTCTACTTCGGGACCACGATTCCGGGCGAAACGGCCACGTTCACCTACTTCGCGGAGGCGCCAGCAGAGACGGGAACGTACACGTTCGGCCCAGGTGAGGCGAACGCGGCCAAAACGGACGACGACTGGGTGGCGTTCGGCGATGCCGACGACAATACCGTTCTGGGTGCAGAGACCTGA
- a CDS encoding S8 family peptidase translates to MSGSNGDQQRGTGFSRRTFVKATGVAVGAALAGGAATNTVGATDDVDPRYLNWRALEARHAWDRGYRGRTDRTIALTDSGLDSRHPDLGPWNGVQAFVEDDQVKLTKPDENDLERVETGDTESFSGTMGPGTFASGEEKYHEFTTPSGVEELDASLSWSPFVENSNDLELRLDEYVDGQWETAARAASADMPETIRAAVTPDRRYRFVIEAYINTLSEYDISGTYFAYEGERTTYDSSVVFEGTDGTPTADTPKTVGWYDAGSRYGFYERPRDENGHGTHCASIMGGSGRASAVDPDTVQTDEPRTALSAVTGNYLAYEVDADAGTGVFGSAFGELIEVLIEGPDGQTLERTTLDTDEGVQDNVTAVTPAEESGTYTVYVRTAEGELATSAYVDSVAAGAFCDPETTAADRTGEHDGFHSGIAPNASLVCLQGLSGPTEDLGRHAEDFADLFNMRAVNMSWGYVGGLPLGAAAGTLDRIPARIKEIADAGVLTVAAAGNAATPVNGNGSPAVADEAISVVATGPLDGISAYSSGGIGGIDEEDYDTYMKPDVTAPGGYVTDLANAADTGVADQPEDEQPPIRGYTGKAGTSMASPYTNGTAGLVAQAMEEDAPSSIALPEPTDTTFDDVMRLKQVLLATASETALTAEPHHRAKVPTYDFGGRDPFEGYGRVNPGPAIDAVTRELSGTSSEVVGLNVPEDERAAAGYVQAGPGTVTASVEVSHLSGGDKGAAKGDPHVDLFVYDAANPADNGEPNVLGRAQGLDGAAETSVSFGRDAGEQTVFVVAKLVNIPGCVNGDDVQVHFDLSVDVEDGFFVDGNRDDDASVFTGGQTNHVELTANPSADAELRDVVPAEWDVLTEYSDDVERVEEGEGVQYVYFGTAAADTDTSVEYFVEAPDELLLSDTYAFGPAEVDAGDGWVAISGTSDSNVVVGQST, encoded by the coding sequence ATGTCAGGGAGTAACGGAGATCAGCAGAGGGGAACCGGGTTCTCACGTCGAACATTCGTCAAAGCGACCGGGGTCGCCGTAGGGGCGGCACTGGCCGGTGGGGCTGCGACGAACACTGTTGGAGCGACCGACGACGTCGATCCACGATACCTGAACTGGCGGGCGCTCGAGGCGCGTCACGCCTGGGATCGAGGATATCGCGGCCGAACCGATCGGACGATCGCGCTGACCGACTCGGGACTGGACTCGCGACATCCGGATCTCGGGCCGTGGAACGGAGTCCAGGCGTTCGTCGAGGACGACCAGGTCAAACTCACGAAACCAGACGAAAACGACCTCGAGCGCGTCGAGACCGGCGACACCGAGTCCTTCTCGGGAACGATGGGGCCGGGAACGTTCGCCTCCGGCGAGGAGAAGTACCACGAGTTCACGACGCCCAGCGGCGTCGAGGAACTGGACGCCTCGCTCTCGTGGTCGCCGTTCGTCGAGAACAGCAACGACCTCGAACTGCGCCTGGACGAGTACGTCGACGGCCAGTGGGAGACCGCCGCGCGGGCCGCTTCGGCGGACATGCCGGAGACGATTCGAGCGGCGGTCACGCCAGACCGTCGCTATCGCTTCGTCATTGAGGCGTACATCAACACGCTCTCGGAGTACGATATTTCGGGCACCTACTTCGCGTACGAGGGCGAGCGAACGACCTACGATTCGAGCGTCGTCTTCGAGGGAACCGACGGGACGCCGACGGCCGACACCCCCAAGACGGTGGGCTGGTACGACGCCGGGTCGCGCTACGGGTTCTACGAGCGTCCGCGCGACGAGAACGGACACGGCACCCACTGCGCCTCGATCATGGGCGGCAGCGGACGGGCGAGTGCCGTCGACCCGGACACGGTCCAGACCGACGAACCTCGCACTGCGCTCTCGGCGGTGACCGGCAACTACCTCGCCTACGAGGTCGACGCCGACGCCGGGACGGGCGTCTTCGGTTCCGCGTTCGGCGAACTCATCGAGGTCCTGATCGAGGGACCCGATGGGCAGACGCTCGAGCGGACCACGCTCGACACCGACGAGGGCGTCCAGGACAACGTGACCGCGGTCACCCCGGCCGAGGAGTCGGGCACCTACACGGTCTACGTTCGGACGGCCGAGGGCGAACTGGCGACATCCGCGTACGTCGATTCGGTCGCTGCCGGGGCGTTCTGTGATCCCGAAACCACCGCGGCCGATCGAACCGGCGAACACGACGGCTTCCACTCCGGTATCGCGCCGAACGCGAGCCTCGTCTGTCTGCAGGGGCTCTCGGGTCCGACCGAGGACCTGGGCCGACACGCCGAGGACTTCGCCGACCTGTTCAACATGCGGGCGGTCAACATGTCCTGGGGCTACGTCGGCGGCTTGCCGCTGGGCGCAGCGGCGGGCACGCTCGACCGCATCCCGGCTCGAATCAAGGAGATCGCCGACGCGGGCGTGCTGACGGTCGCGGCGGCGGGCAACGCCGCGACGCCGGTGAACGGAAACGGCTCGCCGGCCGTCGCCGACGAGGCCATCTCCGTGGTCGCGACCGGCCCGCTCGACGGCATTTCGGCGTACTCGAGCGGCGGCATCGGCGGCATCGACGAGGAGGACTACGACACGTACATGAAGCCCGACGTCACCGCGCCGGGCGGGTACGTCACCGACCTCGCGAACGCCGCCGACACCGGCGTCGCGGACCAGCCGGAGGACGAACAGCCGCCGATACGGGGCTACACCGGCAAGGCCGGCACGTCGATGGCCTCTCCCTACACGAACGGGACCGCCGGCCTGGTCGCGCAGGCGATGGAGGAGGACGCGCCCTCGAGCATCGCGCTGCCCGAACCGACTGACACGACGTTCGACGACGTGATGCGCCTGAAACAGGTGCTCCTCGCCACCGCATCGGAGACGGCGCTCACCGCCGAACCTCACCACCGCGCGAAGGTCCCCACCTACGACTTCGGCGGTCGCGATCCGTTCGAAGGGTACGGTCGCGTGAACCCCGGCCCAGCGATCGACGCCGTGACCCGGGAACTGTCGGGTACCTCGAGCGAGGTCGTCGGCCTGAACGTCCCCGAAGACGAGCGCGCTGCAGCGGGCTACGTGCAGGCGGGGCCGGGAACGGTCACCGCGAGCGTCGAGGTCAGCCACCTCTCGGGCGGCGACAAGGGCGCGGCGAAGGGCGACCCGCACGTCGACCTGTTCGTCTACGACGCCGCAAACCCGGCCGACAACGGCGAGCCGAACGTACTCGGGCGGGCCCAGGGGCTCGACGGGGCCGCCGAGACGTCGGTCTCGTTCGGCCGCGACGCCGGCGAGCAGACGGTGTTCGTCGTCGCGAAACTGGTCAACATTCCGGGCTGCGTCAACGGCGACGACGTGCAGGTTCACTTCGACCTCTCGGTCGACGTCGAGGACGGCTTCTTCGTCGACGGCAACCGCGACGACGACGCCAGCGTCTTCACGGGCGGCCAGACCAACCACGTCGAGTTGACGGCGAACCCGAGCGCCGACGCCGAACTCCGGGACGTCGTTCCCGCCGAGTGGGACGTCCTGACCGAGTACTCCGACGACGTCGAGCGCGTCGAGGAGGGCGAGGGCGTCCAGTACGTCTACTTCGGGACGGCCGCGGCCGACACCGACACGTCGGTTGAGTACTTCGTCGAGGCGCCCGACGAACTGCTGCTGAGCGACACCTACGCATTCGGCCCCGCCGAGGTCGACGCAGGCGACGGCTGGGTCGCGATCTCGGGAACGAGCGACTCCAACGTCGTCGTCGGTCAGAGTACCTAG
- a CDS encoding PHP domain-containing protein, with amino-acid sequence MLSVELHVHSSLSYDGRDPVEFILEQASAVGLDAIAITDHDEIAASLEAVERAPDYGLVGIPGMEISSKAGHVLGFGLSEAVPPGLSYESTLEAIREQGGIAVVPHPFQESRHGVMARVSRTDLAQADAIEVYNSRLLTGRANRQAERFARSRDLPMTAGSDAHIGEMVGQAVTRVDTDERSADAILEAIADGRTTIEGKRTPWHISFRQAAGGVKRRIKGGVFQLFR; translated from the coding sequence GTGTTGTCGGTCGAACTCCACGTCCACTCGTCGCTCTCGTACGACGGCCGCGACCCGGTCGAGTTCATTCTCGAGCAGGCCTCCGCCGTCGGTCTCGACGCCATCGCGATCACCGACCACGACGAAATCGCCGCGAGCCTCGAGGCCGTCGAACGCGCCCCAGACTACGGCCTCGTGGGCATTCCAGGTATGGAAATCTCGAGCAAGGCGGGCCACGTCCTCGGCTTCGGTCTCTCTGAGGCCGTTCCGCCGGGACTCTCCTACGAGTCCACCCTCGAGGCGATTCGTGAGCAGGGCGGCATCGCCGTCGTCCCCCACCCGTTCCAGGAATCCCGGCACGGGGTGATGGCGCGGGTATCGCGCACCGACCTCGCGCAGGCGGACGCGATCGAAGTCTACAACTCCCGCCTGTTGACCGGGCGGGCGAACCGCCAGGCTGAACGCTTCGCTCGCTCTCGAGACCTGCCGATGACCGCCGGGAGCGACGCTCACATCGGCGAGATGGTCGGCCAGGCGGTCACGCGCGTCGACACCGACGAGCGGTCGGCCGACGCGATCCTCGAGGCCATCGCGGACGGACGGACGACGATCGAGGGGAAGCGAACGCCCTGGCACATCAGCTTCCGGCAGGCCGCCGGCGGCGTCAAGCGCCGGATCAAGGGCGGCGTCTTTCAGCTGTTTCGATGA
- a CDS encoding asparagine synthase C-terminal domain-containing protein, giving the protein MDSGCDSDSDSRGDTEGHPLQGASATLVRDALETRDPLPGTAGFAGWIDDTLVRDVLGRVPLFVEEPVLEGDVSLALDRVAFSPEPLAAPALVPAGSRLGPSGLERVWSLPEIDVSESAVDGRDDATAIDAVDDAITTAIDAVDARNVAVAFSGGVDSALVAELLDAPLYVVGFPDSHDVEAARTAAEAMGRDLTVVSLEPSDLERATPRVARAIGRTNAMDVQIALPLYLVAERIAADGFDAMAVGQGADELFGGYEKVVHLDHRVEAETVRGAVREQIETLPAQLPRDVLAVEAAGVEPVAPLLHDAVVEAALALPPHLLADEDVRKRALRAVASRYLPDSVARREKKAVQYGSLVARELDRLARQAGYKRRMDDHVTRYVESLLSS; this is encoded by the coding sequence ATGGATTCCGGTTGCGATTCCGATTCCGATTCTCGTGGCGATACCGAGGGACACCCCCTTCAGGGCGCCTCGGCCACCCTCGTCCGCGACGCCCTCGAGACGCGCGACCCCCTCCCCGGAACCGCGGGCTTCGCCGGCTGGATCGACGACACGCTCGTGCGTGACGTCCTCGGGCGCGTTCCCCTATTCGTCGAGGAACCAGTCCTCGAGGGTGACGTCTCGCTTGCCCTCGATCGAGTGGCGTTTTCGCCCGAACCCCTGGCGGCCCCAGCACTCGTTCCCGCGGGCTCCCGCCTGGGACCGTCGGGGCTCGAACGGGTCTGGTCCCTTCCCGAAATCGACGTCTCGGAATCAGCGGTCGACGGAAGAGACGATGCTACCGCCATCGACGCCGTCGACGACGCCATCACCACCGCTATCGACGCCGTCGACGCGCGAAACGTCGCCGTCGCCTTCTCCGGCGGAGTCGACTCGGCGCTCGTCGCCGAGTTGCTCGACGCGCCGCTGTACGTCGTCGGCTTCCCGGACAGTCACGACGTCGAAGCCGCCCGTACGGCTGCCGAGGCGATGGGCCGAGACCTGACCGTCGTCTCCCTCGAGCCGAGCGACCTCGAGCGTGCGACGCCCAGGGTCGCCCGCGCCATCGGGCGAACGAACGCGATGGACGTTCAGATAGCCCTGCCGCTGTACCTCGTGGCCGAACGGATCGCCGCGGACGGCTTCGACGCGATGGCCGTCGGCCAGGGGGCCGACGAACTCTTTGGCGGCTACGAGAAGGTCGTCCACCTCGATCACCGCGTCGAGGCCGAAACGGTCCGCGGTGCGGTTCGAGAACAGATCGAGACGCTCCCGGCCCAGCTCCCACGAGACGTGCTGGCCGTCGAAGCTGCCGGCGTCGAACCCGTCGCGCCGCTGCTCCACGACGCCGTCGTCGAGGCGGCGCTCGCGCTTCCCCCGCACCTGCTCGCCGACGAGGACGTGCGAAAGCGGGCGCTCCGAGCGGTCGCGAGTCGATACCTGCCCGACTCCGTTGCCCGGCGGGAGAAAAAGGCCGTCCAGTACGGCAGCCTCGTCGCTCGCGAACTCGACCGTCTCGCCCGCCAGGCCGGCTACAAGCGACGGATGGACGATCACGTCACGCGGTACGTCGAGTCGCTTCTCTCGAGCTAG
- the gatC gene encoding Asp-tRNA(Asn)/Glu-tRNA(Gln) amidotransferase subunit GatC, which produces MSEDAVTPEAVRHVAALARVDLEDDEVDQFTEQFADILAAFETLDSVPDVETDADLTNVMRADEVRDSLETNAALRNAPDSEDDYFKGPNVS; this is translated from the coding sequence ATGAGCGAGGACGCCGTCACCCCCGAGGCCGTCCGCCACGTCGCGGCGCTGGCCCGGGTCGATCTCGAGGACGACGAGGTCGACCAGTTCACCGAGCAGTTCGCCGACATCCTGGCCGCCTTCGAGACGCTCGATTCGGTTCCGGACGTCGAGACAGACGCCGACCTGACGAACGTCATGCGCGCCGACGAGGTCCGCGACAGCCTCGAGACGAACGCGGCGCTCCGGAACGCGCCGGACAGCGAGGACGACTACTTCAAGGGGCCGAACGTCTCCTGA
- the gatA gene encoding Asp-tRNA(Asn)/Glu-tRNA(Gln) amidotransferase subunit GatA, producing MSEDIFITETTIDGADDGPLAGQTVAVKDNISTADVRTTCGSRMLEEYVPPYDATVVDRITEAGATIVGKANMDEFGMGTTTETSHFGPTDNPAAPGHVPGGSSGGSAAAVAASEADLALGSDTGGSIRCPAAFCGVVGIKPTYGLVSRYGLVAYANSLEQIGPLAATTEEAAALLDVIAGPDEYDGTTREDPNADCGSYAAAADGDVDGLTIGIPTELLEGADEAVVETFWDAIGTLEDQGATTHEVSLPSVEHAVEAYYVIAMSEASSNLARFDGVCYGHSGGYEGNWNESFSKARAEGFGPEVKRRILLGTYALSAGYHDKYYKKAQDARAWVKQDFDAALEEADVLASPTMPVTPFELGESLDDPLQMYLADANTVPVNLADLPAISAPAGETEGLPVGIQFVGPAFGERRLVRAASALE from the coding sequence ATGAGCGAGGACATCTTCATCACCGAGACGACCATCGACGGGGCCGACGACGGGCCGCTGGCCGGTCAGACGGTCGCGGTCAAGGACAACATCTCCACGGCGGACGTGCGAACCACCTGCGGGTCGCGGATGCTCGAGGAGTACGTGCCGCCGTACGACGCCACGGTCGTCGACCGCATCACGGAAGCGGGCGCCACCATCGTCGGCAAGGCCAACATGGACGAGTTCGGCATGGGGACCACCACCGAAACCTCCCACTTCGGCCCGACGGACAACCCCGCCGCGCCGGGGCACGTCCCCGGCGGCTCCTCCGGTGGCTCCGCCGCGGCCGTCGCGGCCAGCGAGGCCGACCTCGCGCTGGGTTCGGACACCGGCGGATCGATCCGCTGTCCCGCCGCGTTCTGCGGCGTCGTCGGGATCAAGCCGACCTACGGACTCGTCTCCAGGTACGGCCTCGTCGCCTACGCCAACAGCCTCGAGCAGATCGGCCCGCTCGCGGCGACCACGGAGGAGGCCGCGGCCCTCCTCGACGTCATCGCCGGTCCCGACGAGTACGACGGGACGACCCGCGAGGATCCCAACGCCGACTGCGGATCGTACGCCGCGGCGGCTGACGGCGACGTCGACGGACTCACCATCGGCATTCCGACGGAACTGCTCGAGGGCGCCGACGAGGCCGTCGTCGAGACGTTCTGGGACGCCATCGGCACGCTCGAGGACCAGGGGGCGACCACCCACGAGGTCAGTCTCCCCTCCGTCGAACACGCCGTCGAGGCCTACTACGTAATTGCGATGTCCGAAGCGTCGTCGAACCTGGCGCGCTTCGACGGCGTCTGCTACGGCCACTCGGGCGGTTATGAGGGCAACTGGAACGAGTCGTTCTCGAAGGCGCGCGCGGAAGGGTTCGGCCCCGAGGTCAAACGCCGCATCCTTCTCGGCACCTACGCGCTCTCGGCGGGCTACCACGACAAGTACTACAAGAAGGCCCAGGACGCCCGCGCGTGGGTCAAGCAGGACTTCGACGCGGCGCTCGAGGAAGCGGACGTGCTCGCGTCGCCGACGATGCCGGTCACCCCGTTCGAACTCGGCGAGAGCCTCGACGACCCGCTCCAGATGTACCTGGCCGACGCCAACACAGTCCCGGTCAACCTGGCGGATCTGCCGGCGATTTCGGCACCCGCCGGCGAGACGGAGGGGCTCCCGGTCGGCATCCAATTCGTCGGCCCCGCCTTCGGCGAGCGCCGCCTTGTCCGAGCGGCGAGCGCGCTCGAGTAG